In Nostoc sp. CENA543, a single genomic region encodes these proteins:
- a CDS encoding helix-turn-helix domain-containing protein: MSEYFRQEQLIEHYDLHESKFLTPFQRKALLKNLQTNLQPEYRKRIEIILLADMGTSQSQICEKLGCSQEMARYWIGIAEAGLAHKWNERPIGRPKIVNNQYIDRLKELVSNSPRDYGYAFTNWTAQWLSKHLASELGISISDRHINRLLKQMGLSTKPKNKPHLENELIQDNNISISDLSTQSEPHINWSFNVGIEARG; this comes from the coding sequence ATGTCTGAATATTTTCGTCAAGAACAACTTATTGAACACTATGACTTGCACGAGAGCAAGTTTTTAACTCCCTTCCAACGTAAAGCCTTGCTCAAAAATTTACAAACTAATTTACAGCCAGAATATCGTAAACGTATTGAAATCATTCTACTGGCAGATATGGGAACATCACAAAGTCAAATTTGTGAAAAACTTGGTTGTTCTCAAGAAATGGCGCGCTACTGGATTGGCATAGCAGAAGCAGGTTTAGCACACAAATGGAATGAGCGTCCCATTGGTAGACCGAAAATTGTCAACAATCAATACATAGACAGATTGAAAGAATTAGTTAGTAATAGTCCCCGTGATTATGGCTACGCTTTCACCAATTGGACAGCCCAATGGTTAAGCAAACATTTAGCCTCAGAATTGGGAATTAGTATTAGCGATCGCCATATCAATCGCCTCCTAAAACAAATGGGACTTTCAACTAAACCAAAGAATAAACCCCATCTAGAAAATGAACTAATTCAGGACAATAATATCTCAATTTCTGACTTATCAACTCAATCGGAACCTCATATTAATTGGTCATTTAATGTGGGGATAGAAGCTAGAGGATAA
- a CDS encoding peptidase domain-containing ABC transporter, whose product MSSGFSQQYLAQQLTQTLGESLSEKEITDCIQRLEIIAPPIAKQFWQAGTDGAGIYIILGGKVRLLDSSLNLITTLSTGSSFGQLTLFPEQEFSPYVARASVNLKLAYLPQSTLQPLISEHLSIGDRLKKQAETWDLLVFCSQNSLLPENGSVDDALRALFLFDRHTLASGSLPPSLLQDVKLWVLQRGELTDAQGHKFTPGTITTSGNVGNWQVTQSAVIYALTNNHWQIALEYWPQLREFPESGASIESNPSPSPVVETRSVASLQPPPQNKPKSRRTYFPSPKVKVGHWWGRITQRYPLFEQQSAADCGAACLVMISRYWGKNFSVNRIRDLANVRRSGASLKSLTAAAEALGFTTRPVKASLDKLAQQTLPAIAHWENKHYIVVYAITKKHVIVCDPAIGQRTLSTSEFKTGWTGYALLLQPTSQLQQAEEASTPFWQMFELVRPHSRVLLEVFAASVLIQLLGLITPLFTQLLLDRVIVQGSTLTLNAVGLGLVIFGLFRVVVNGLRQYLLDHTANRISVSLLVGFIKHTFRLPLAFFESRYVGDIVSRVQENQKIQRFLTGEALSIILDLLTVFVYVGLMFWYSAAMALFSLAIVPPFVLLAVVATPFLRRISREVFSATANENSYLIQSLTGIRSIRSMAIEQTVRWRWEELLNHVIKKTFAGQIISNQLQIFSSGIETVVTTGLLWLGAWLVIQNQLTIGQLVAFNMLLGNIIRPFQRLVVLWNQLQEVTISTERINDVLQAEPEEDLHHHPRQILPRLRGHIRFENVTFRYHPESDINVLENLTFEIQPEQTVAVVGRSGSGKTTLFKLLLGLYLPTDGKILIDGHDVTSIALRSLRSQIGVVDQDTFLFGGTIRENISVAHPEASLEQVMTAARLAGADDFIQRLPMGYEAEIGEGGGMLSGGQRQRLAIARALVGDPRLLLLDEATSHLDSESERLIQNNLKTILQGRTSIIIAHRLSTVRHADLILVLDRGLLVESGTHDQLITRKGHYFYLNQQQLATNL is encoded by the coding sequence ATGTCGTCAGGTTTTTCTCAACAATATTTAGCCCAACAACTCACCCAGACCTTGGGTGAGTCGCTGTCAGAAAAGGAAATAACAGACTGCATCCAAAGATTAGAAATAATTGCACCGCCGATAGCTAAACAGTTTTGGCAAGCTGGGACAGATGGGGCGGGAATATATATTATCCTTGGGGGAAAGGTGAGATTACTGGATAGTTCGTTGAACTTAATCACCACTCTCTCTACAGGCTCATCTTTTGGTCAATTAACTTTATTTCCTGAACAAGAATTTAGTCCTTATGTGGCTAGGGCTTCTGTGAATTTAAAACTAGCTTACTTGCCACAATCAACTTTACAACCACTGATTAGTGAACATCTTAGCATTGGCGATCGCCTGAAAAAACAAGCCGAAACTTGGGATTTATTGGTTTTTTGTAGCCAAAATTCCCTATTACCAGAAAACGGTTCTGTGGATGATGCTTTAAGAGCGTTATTTTTATTTGATCGTCATACTTTAGCTAGTGGTTCACTTCCTCCGTCACTTTTGCAAGATGTAAAACTATGGGTATTGCAGCGAGGAGAATTAACAGATGCACAAGGACACAAGTTTACCCCTGGAACAATTACCACATCTGGAAACGTAGGTAATTGGCAAGTTACACAATCAGCAGTTATCTATGCTCTCACAAATAACCATTGGCAAATAGCCCTAGAATATTGGCCGCAGTTAAGAGAATTTCCAGAATCTGGTGCTAGTATTGAAAGTAACCCCTCCCCATCCCCGGTTGTAGAAACGCGTTCTGTCGCGTCTCTACAACCCCCCCCTCAAAACAAACCCAAGTCCCGACGCACCTATTTTCCCAGTCCCAAAGTGAAAGTCGGACATTGGTGGGGACGCATTACTCAACGCTATCCCTTATTTGAACAACAAAGTGCGGCGGACTGTGGCGCAGCCTGTTTAGTGATGATTAGCCGCTACTGGGGTAAAAATTTCAGTGTAAATCGCATCCGAGATTTAGCTAACGTCAGACGTAGCGGTGCATCCCTCAAAAGTTTAACAGCCGCCGCCGAAGCCCTTGGTTTTACCACCCGTCCAGTCAAAGCTAGTTTGGATAAATTAGCACAACAAACCCTCCCTGCGATCGCCCACTGGGAAAATAAGCACTACATCGTAGTTTACGCCATCACCAAAAAACACGTTATTGTCTGCGATCCCGCCATCGGACAACGCACCCTCAGCACTTCCGAATTCAAAACCGGTTGGACTGGTTACGCGTTGTTACTGCAACCTACTAGCCAACTCCAACAAGCGGAAGAAGCTAGTACCCCATTCTGGCAAATGTTTGAGTTAGTCAGACCCCACTCACGGGTACTACTAGAGGTGTTTGCAGCTTCGGTGTTAATTCAGTTGTTGGGACTAATTACACCCTTATTTACCCAGTTATTGCTAGATAGAGTAATTGTCCAAGGTAGCACGCTCACATTAAACGCTGTCGGTTTAGGTTTGGTGATTTTTGGCTTATTTCGCGTCGTCGTCAATGGACTCAGACAATATTTACTAGACCATACAGCCAACCGTATTAGTGTATCTCTACTGGTAGGTTTTATTAAACATACCTTCCGTTTACCGTTAGCGTTTTTTGAATCGCGTTATGTCGGCGATATCGTCTCCCGCGTCCAAGAAAACCAAAAAATCCAGCGTTTTTTGACTGGGGAAGCCCTATCAATCATCTTGGATTTACTGACGGTGTTTGTTTACGTGGGGCTAATGTTTTGGTACAGTGCGGCAATGGCATTATTCAGTTTAGCCATTGTCCCACCATTCGTATTATTAGCAGTTGTCGCCACACCATTTTTGCGCCGCATCAGCCGAGAAGTTTTCAGTGCTACCGCCAACGAGAACAGTTACTTAATTCAATCCTTGACGGGGATTCGTTCAATTCGTTCAATGGCCATTGAACAGACGGTGCGCTGGCGTTGGGAAGAATTGCTCAATCATGTGATTAAAAAAACCTTTGCTGGGCAGATTATCAGTAATCAATTGCAGATTTTTAGTTCTGGGATTGAAACTGTCGTCACAACCGGCTTACTGTGGTTAGGGGCGTGGTTGGTAATTCAAAATCAACTGACCATCGGTCAGTTAGTAGCTTTTAATATGTTGTTGGGTAACATTATTCGACCCTTTCAACGCCTAGTAGTGTTGTGGAATCAGTTACAAGAAGTGACGATTTCCACCGAACGTATCAACGATGTTTTGCAAGCCGAACCCGAAGAAGATTTACACCACCATCCCCGGCAAATTTTACCCAGACTACGGGGTCATATCCGGTTTGAAAATGTCACATTTCGCTACCATCCAGAGAGCGATATTAATGTCTTAGAAAATCTCACCTTTGAAATCCAACCAGAACAAACCGTGGCCGTAGTCGGGCGCAGTGGTTCAGGGAAAACCACATTATTTAAACTCTTATTGGGTCTATACCTACCGACAGATGGCAAAATTTTAATTGATGGCCACGATGTGACTAGTATAGCCCTGCGATCGCTCCGTTCTCAAATCGGTGTAGTAGACCAAGACACCTTTTTATTTGGCGGTACAATCCGCGAAAATATCAGCGTTGCCCACCCTGAAGCCAGTTTAGAACAAGTGATGACGGCGGCGCGATTAGCTGGGGCTGACGATTTCATTCAAAGATTGCCAATGGGTTACGAAGCCGAAATTGGTGAAGGTGGCGGAATGTTATCTGGCGGACAACGCCAACGCCTAGCCATAGCCCGTGCTTTAGTAGGCGATCCTAGACTATTGCTGTTAGATGAAGCCACCAGCCATCTCGATTCCGAATCCGAACGCCTGATTCAAAACAACCTCAAAACCATTCTTCAAGGACGCACCAGCATCATTATTGCCCACCGCCTGTCCACCGTGCGTCACGCAGACTTAATTCTAGTTTTAGATCGTGGTTTACTAGTCGAAAGCGGTACTCACGATCAACTAATCACACGAAAAGGCCATTACTTTTACCTAAATCAACAACAACTGGCAACTAATTTGTAA
- a CDS encoding HlyD family efflux transporter periplasmic adaptor subunit has product MPHISHNSSSVVVTPQADELHYVFNEQTSDINETNDWFYGTEELLDAVPKRWTRSMLYLLISFAVIVLPWASLSKVDETGTARGRLEPKGATQKLGIVVPGRVKTVNVAEGATVKAGQVLLELDADVLQKELEQAETQLEGFTNRQAQQELLKNQLMLAINIQEQQNQAQALEKMAQVNQAQQNLDAKQSTYNLQKLEKQALVEQARQRIQSTQIIQQLAQRRLRRDLGEVGRYRHLLSQGAIPQIKIVELENSAEDSQRSLLQADAEIMQAQLRLREEQSRYQATISQIQAEIGQAQLRLQEQLSSYQSVVQAGKLAVLKSQEQLKDLQGQITNLQSDIAQSKSKIASLKLQLQQRVVRSPIDGTIFDLPIDKPGPVVESGQIVAQIAPQNTPLILKAQMPSQQSGFLKVGMPVKIKFDAYPFQDYGIIQGRVSWISPDSKIQTTSQGNTETYEMDITIDQPYIQAGNKRIFLTPGQTASAEVIIRQRRVIDFVLDPFKKLQKGGLEL; this is encoded by the coding sequence ATGCCACACATATCCCACAACTCATCATCCGTAGTAGTCACACCACAGGCGGATGAACTGCATTATGTCTTCAATGAGCAAACATCAGATATCAACGAGACTAATGATTGGTTTTACGGTACTGAGGAATTACTCGATGCTGTACCCAAGCGTTGGACTCGTTCCATGCTGTATCTCTTAATTAGCTTTGCGGTGATTGTTCTACCTTGGGCTTCTCTGAGTAAAGTTGATGAAACCGGCACAGCCAGAGGACGTTTAGAACCCAAAGGCGCAACCCAAAAATTAGGTATCGTCGTCCCTGGGAGAGTGAAAACTGTCAATGTGGCAGAAGGGGCGACAGTAAAAGCTGGGCAAGTTTTATTAGAATTAGATGCTGATGTTTTACAAAAAGAACTTGAACAAGCTGAAACCCAATTAGAAGGATTCACTAATCGCCAAGCACAGCAGGAATTACTCAAAAATCAACTAATGCTAGCCATTAATATCCAAGAACAGCAAAATCAAGCCCAAGCTTTGGAGAAAATGGCACAGGTGAATCAAGCCCAACAGAATTTAGATGCTAAACAAAGTACCTATAATTTACAAAAACTGGAAAAACAAGCTCTAGTAGAACAAGCTAGACAAAGAATTCAATCCACTCAAATTATTCAGCAGTTAGCACAAAGGCGTTTGCGGCGAGATTTAGGAGAAGTGGGACGCTATCGCCATTTGTTAAGCCAAGGTGCAATTCCCCAAATTAAAATTGTGGAATTAGAAAACTCTGCTGAAGATAGTCAACGCTCTTTGCTGCAAGCTGATGCAGAGATAATGCAAGCACAGTTGCGTTTGAGAGAAGAACAGAGTCGTTATCAAGCCACCATTAGTCAAATTCAAGCCGAAATTGGCCAAGCACAACTGCGTCTGCAAGAACAACTCAGTAGTTATCAAAGCGTTGTCCAAGCTGGTAAATTAGCAGTATTAAAAAGCCAAGAACAGCTAAAAGATTTGCAAGGACAAATTACTAACTTGCAATCAGACATTGCCCAAAGTAAGAGTAAAATTGCATCCTTAAAACTACAACTACAACAAAGAGTAGTGCGATCGCCCATTGATGGCACAATTTTTGACCTACCCATAGATAAACCAGGCCCCGTAGTTGAGTCAGGCCAGATAGTTGCCCAAATCGCACCCCAAAATACACCTTTAATCCTGAAAGCGCAAATGCCCAGTCAACAAAGCGGTTTCTTGAAGGTAGGAATGCCAGTTAAAATCAAGTTTGATGCCTATCCCTTCCAAGATTACGGCATCATTCAAGGGCGCGTCAGTTGGATTTCTCCCGACTCCAAAATTCAAACCACCAGCCAAGGTAATACAGAAACCTACGAAATGGATATCACCATCGACCAACCCTATATCCAAGCTGGTAACAAACGTATCTTCCTCACTCCAGGACAAACAGCCTCAGCCGAAGTCATTATCCGTCAACGTCGGGTAATAGATTTTGTCTTAGATCCTTTCAAGAAGTTGCAAAAAGGCGGTTTGGAACTTTAG
- a CDS encoding peptidylprolyl isomerase, translating to MSKLIKLSVADIVYHLKLSCQIPNFLEAIATARIITEAAAQAGIEVSIEELQQAADGLRFTYQLFKAEDTWNWLNKHYLSLDDFEDMAKTNLLSAKLANHLFADKIEPFFYAHKIDYAGAVTYEVILDDEDLALELFYALKEGEISFQEIARQYIQSPEIRRAGGYQGIRYRRDFRPEIAAAVFAATPPQVLKPIITPQGVHIIAVEEIITPTLDEQRRLQITRELFSVWLAEQINSVEVVAELN from the coding sequence ATGTCGAAGCTGATCAAGTTATCTGTTGCAGATATTGTTTATCATCTGAAATTATCTTGTCAAATTCCGAATTTTTTAGAAGCGATCGCTACTGCCAGAATTATTACGGAGGCTGCTGCCCAAGCGGGGATTGAAGTTTCTATAGAAGAGTTACAACAAGCTGCTGATGGTCTGCGTTTTACTTACCAATTATTCAAGGCAGAAGATACTTGGAATTGGCTGAATAAACATTATCTTTCTTTAGATGACTTTGAAGATATGGCGAAAACTAATTTACTCTCTGCTAAATTAGCTAATCATTTATTTGCTGATAAGATTGAACCTTTTTTTTATGCTCATAAAATTGATTATGCTGGGGCTGTAACTTATGAAGTTATCTTAGATGATGAAGATTTAGCTTTAGAGTTATTTTATGCTTTAAAAGAAGGTGAAATTAGCTTTCAAGAAATTGCTCGTCAATACATCCAAAGCCCAGAGATTCGGCGTGCAGGTGGATATCAAGGAATTCGTTATCGGCGAGATTTTCGCCCAGAAATTGCGGCGGCGGTTTTTGCTGCTACTCCTCCCCAAGTTCTCAAACCCATCATTACACCCCAAGGTGTACATATCATTGCTGTCGAGGAAATTATTACTCCCACATTAGATGAACAGCGACGGTTGCAAATTACTAGAGAGTTATTCTCAGTTTGGTTAGCAGAGCAAATCAATAGCGTCGAAGTTGTCGCTGAATTGAACTGA